In the genome of Sphingomonas naphthae, one region contains:
- the cofE gene encoding coenzyme F420-0:L-glutamate ligase, with translation MQILPLTQIGEVGPGDDLAALMIAALDAEGIVPAAGDVLVVTQKIVSKAEGRAVDLATILPGARAIELAAITRKHPPLIELVLRESTDVLRAVPHVLITRHRTGHVMANAGIDRSNIGPDGADLALLLPEDADVSAEALGARLSDHYGCPIAIVVSDSFGRPWRYGVVNVAIGASGLPALLDRRGLPDRDGRPLEVTQIAVGDMIATAAGLVMGEGGEGIPAAVVRGYSWSAPARPAAALVRALAEDLFR, from the coding sequence ATGCAGATACTTCCCCTCACGCAGATCGGCGAAGTCGGGCCCGGCGATGACCTCGCCGCGCTGATGATCGCCGCGCTCGACGCCGAAGGCATCGTGCCCGCCGCCGGCGACGTCCTCGTCGTGACGCAGAAAATCGTCTCCAAGGCGGAGGGCCGTGCGGTCGATCTCGCCACGATCCTGCCGGGCGCGCGCGCGATCGAGCTGGCGGCGATCACCCGCAAGCATCCGCCGCTGATCGAACTGGTGCTGCGCGAATCCACCGATGTGCTGCGCGCCGTGCCGCACGTCCTCATCACCCGCCACCGCACCGGCCATGTCATGGCCAATGCCGGTATCGACCGGTCGAACATCGGCCCCGACGGCGCCGATCTCGCGCTGCTGCTGCCGGAGGACGCCGACGTCTCCGCCGAGGCGCTGGGCGCGCGCCTGTCGGATCATTATGGCTGCCCGATCGCGATCGTCGTGTCCGACAGTTTCGGCCGGCCGTGGCGCTACGGTGTGGTCAATGTCGCGATCGGGGCGAGCGGCCTGCCGGCCTTGCTCGACCGGCGTGGTCTGCCCGATCGCGACGGACGCCCGCTGGAGGTGACGCAGATCGCGGTGGGCGACATGATCGCCACCGCCGCCGGCCTCGTGATGGGCGAGGGCGGCGAGGGCATCCCCGCCGCCGTCGTCCGGGGCTATAGCTGGTCCGCACCCGCCCGCCCGGCCGCCGCGCTGGTCCGCGCGCTCGCAGAGGATCTGTTCCGATGA
- the cofC gene encoding 2-phospho-L-lactate guanylyltransferase translates to MSWQVVIPLKRAGDRKQRLAPHFSPAARHALSEALFDHVVDTVARVGRIGGVHVLSPGAPTRPSLGWLCDGGRGLNPELAAACVLLAPADILILHADLPLLAPADLEALIDAGVRHGCAIAPDRHGAGTNAIALTAGRTLPFRFGPGSLRRHLAAADGRAERVERPGLALDCDTPDDIAVAARSGFRWPIAADTHRAA, encoded by the coding sequence ATGAGCTGGCAGGTCGTCATCCCGCTCAAGCGCGCCGGCGATCGCAAGCAGCGGCTGGCGCCACATTTCTCGCCCGCCGCGCGCCACGCATTGAGCGAGGCGCTGTTCGATCATGTCGTGGATACCGTCGCGCGGGTCGGCCGGATCGGCGGCGTGCATGTTTTGTCGCCGGGCGCGCCGACGCGGCCCTCGCTCGGCTGGCTGTGCGACGGGGGACGCGGGCTGAACCCCGAACTGGCCGCCGCCTGCGTGCTGCTGGCACCGGCCGACATCCTGATCCTCCACGCCGATCTGCCGCTGCTCGCCCCCGCCGATCTCGAGGCGCTGATCGACGCTGGCGTGCGCCATGGCTGCGCCATCGCGCCCGACCGGCACGGTGCCGGCACCAACGCCATCGCGCTTACCGCCGGCCGCACTCTGCCGTTCCGCTTCGGGCCAGGCAGCCTGCGCCGCCATCTCGCCGCCGCCGACGGCCGGGCCGAACGGGTCGAGCGGCCGGGCCTCGCGCTCGATTGCGACACGCCCGACGATATCGCGGTCGCCGCCCGGTCGGGCTTCCGCTGGCCGATCGCGGCCGATACCCACCGCGCCGCCTGA
- a CDS encoding TetR/AcrR family transcriptional regulator — protein sequence MARTAPDIAPDAPPRPRGRPPLSEADVAARRTRIVEAAFHLFFTEGFTETTLEAVGKVAGVTKRTIYELIGDKTALFTAACDTLCTRGPTFSFDIPVKGRALRDVLAHMAQQLLDHSLRPDVIAIQRAVTTESTRCPEMVGTAMASGKTILFTAIAEIFTELVAERMISPLDCARAAAVFYDVAVGARGFRSAMGHPAEIILPEEIDIRLDMFIYGFLDRAACDPRLSETFAP from the coding sequence ATGGCCCGCACCGCCCCTGACATCGCGCCGGACGCCCCACCCCGCCCGAGGGGCCGCCCGCCGCTGTCCGAAGCCGATGTCGCCGCGCGCCGGACCCGCATCGTCGAGGCGGCCTTCCACCTGTTTTTCACGGAAGGCTTCACCGAGACGACGCTGGAGGCGGTCGGCAAGGTCGCCGGCGTCACCAAGCGGACCATCTACGAACTGATCGGCGACAAGACCGCCCTGTTCACCGCCGCCTGTGACACCCTGTGCACGCGCGGCCCGACCTTTTCCTTCGATATTCCGGTCAAGGGCAGGGCGTTGCGCGATGTCCTCGCCCACATGGCCCAGCAACTTCTCGATCATTCGCTGCGGCCGGACGTCATCGCCATTCAGCGCGCGGTGACGACGGAAAGCACCCGTTGCCCCGAGATGGTCGGCACGGCGATGGCATCCGGCAAGACCATCCTGTTCACCGCCATCGCGGAAATCTTCACCGAGCTTGTCGCCGAGCGGATGATATCGCCGCTCGACTGCGCCCGGGCGGCGGCGGTTTTCTACGACGTGGCGGTCGGCGCCCGCGGTTTCCGATCGGCCATGGGCCATCCGGCGGAGATCATTTTACCTGAAGAGATCGATATCCGCCTGGATATGTTCATTTACGGGTTTCTCGATCGCGCCGCTTGCGATCCGCGTCTTTCCGAAACCTTCGCGCCATAA
- the cofD gene encoding 2-phospho-L-lactate transferase — MSKVVLLTGGVGGAKLALGLEAVLDPADLTSIVNTGDDFVHLGLAISPDIDTLAYTLSGKASVANGWGREDESWAFMATLRELGGEDWFLLGDRDLALHTIRTGALKRGESLSAITARLARALGVRSAIVPMSDHIVSTFVDTDEGPLAFQRYFVERRCAPAVHAIRFEGAAAARPAPAALAALADPSLRAILIAPSNPFLSVDPILAVPGFAKALRAAKAPIVAVSPLVDGKAVKGPTSKLMAELAIAASHASIAAHYDGIIDGLLIDRPDAGAPLSIAFAETDTMMVSAADKARVARAALALADSLA; from the coding sequence ATGAGCAAGGTCGTGCTGCTGACCGGCGGCGTGGGCGGCGCCAAGCTGGCGCTCGGGCTGGAGGCGGTGCTGGACCCCGCCGACCTGACTTCGATCGTCAACACCGGCGACGATTTCGTCCACCTCGGCCTCGCGATCTCGCCCGATATCGACACATTGGCCTACACCCTCTCGGGCAAGGCGAGCGTCGCCAACGGCTGGGGCCGCGAGGACGAAAGCTGGGCGTTCATGGCCACCCTGCGCGAGCTGGGCGGCGAGGACTGGTTCCTGCTCGGTGACCGCGATCTCGCGCTCCACACCATCCGCACCGGGGCGCTCAAGCGCGGCGAAAGCCTCAGCGCGATCACCGCGCGCCTCGCTAGGGCGCTCGGCGTGCGATCGGCGATCGTGCCGATGAGCGACCACATCGTGTCGACCTTCGTCGATACCGACGAGGGGCCGCTCGCCTTCCAACGCTATTTCGTCGAGCGGCGCTGCGCCCCCGCCGTCCACGCCATCCGCTTCGAGGGGGCAGCCGCCGCGCGCCCGGCCCCGGCGGCGCTGGCCGCGCTGGCCGATCCGTCGCTGCGCGCTATCCTGATCGCGCCCTCCAACCCCTTCCTCAGCGTCGATCCGATCCTCGCCGTGCCGGGCTTCGCCAAGGCGCTGCGCGCGGCCAAGGCCCCGATCGTCGCCGTCTCCCCGCTGGTCGATGGCAAGGCGGTGAAGGGGCCGACGTCCAAGCTGATGGCCGAACTGGCCATCGCCGCCAGCCATGCCAGCATCGCAGCCCATTATGACGGCATCATCGATGGCCTGCTGATCGACCGGCCCGACGCCGGCGCGCCGCTGTCGATCGCCTTCGCCGAAACCGACACGATGATGGTGAGCGCCGCCGACAAGGCGCGCGTCGCCCGCGCCGCGCTCGCGCTGGCCGACAGCCTGGCATGA
- a CDS encoding flavin-containing monooxygenase produces the protein MQTIVTCGPSQTPDDIDIPALRARYRQERDKRLRPEGGDQYAKAADGLKEFAEVDPHTPPQAREPIAPEIDVAIIGGGFSGLMAGVRLKQQGVTDFRIIDAAGDFGGVWYWNRYPGIQCDNESYCYFPLLEEVGYVPKSRFSDGTEIQEHCRRIGTHFDLYGNTLFGTSVSSMQWDDGLQRWRIGTNHGDDVRARFVIMCVGSTNKPKLPGIPGITDFKGHSFHSARWDYDYTGGSWEDPTLDKLADKRVAVIGTGASAIQIVPFVGKYAKKLLVFQRTPSSVDRRGNVPTDPDWAANLGPGWQQERQRNFHQWSFEFLPPGKVAEDAICDFWTEINRNMATRLEAIGEELPLEQILAMREEEDYRVMERLRRRIASIVTDPATAESLKPYYRMGCKRPCSNDTYLETFNLPNVKLIDVSDCQGVERITEKGIVANGVEYEVDCIIYASGFEVTTKLDRRLGIEPYAGRDGLSLYDHWRDGLKTFHGMTSHGFPNHFYTGFTQAGAGGNITAMYDQQVSHIAWIVKEALARGAAVIEPTREAQEGWVRTIHETAVDISDFLLECTPGYWNGEGGGAGADEERRKKLKFIFGEPYGPGFYAFDTLLQEWRDEGSMAGLELTPPVAANDAAEPESVA, from the coding sequence ATGCAGACGATCGTGACATGCGGCCCCAGCCAGACCCCGGATGACATCGACATTCCGGCGCTGCGCGCGCGCTATCGGCAGGAGCGCGACAAGCGGCTGCGCCCCGAGGGCGGCGATCAATATGCCAAGGCGGCCGATGGGCTGAAGGAATTCGCCGAGGTCGATCCGCACACCCCGCCGCAGGCGCGCGAGCCGATCGCGCCGGAGATCGACGTGGCCATCATCGGCGGCGGCTTTTCCGGGCTGATGGCGGGCGTCCGCCTCAAGCAGCAGGGCGTCACCGATTTCCGCATCATCGACGCCGCCGGCGATTTCGGCGGCGTGTGGTATTGGAACCGCTATCCCGGCATCCAGTGCGACAACGAATCCTACTGCTATTTCCCGCTGCTCGAAGAGGTCGGCTACGTCCCCAAGTCGCGCTTTTCGGACGGCACCGAAATTCAGGAGCATTGCCGCCGGATCGGCACGCATTTCGATCTCTACGGCAATACCCTGTTCGGCACGTCGGTCAGTTCGATGCAGTGGGACGACGGGCTCCAGCGCTGGCGGATCGGCACCAACCATGGCGACGACGTCCGCGCCCGCTTCGTCATCATGTGCGTGGGCAGCACCAACAAGCCGAAGCTGCCCGGCATCCCCGGCATCACCGATTTCAAGGGCCACAGCTTCCACAGCGCGCGGTGGGACTATGATTATACCGGCGGCAGCTGGGAGGATCCCACGCTCGACAAGCTCGCCGACAAAAGGGTGGCGGTGATCGGCACTGGCGCCAGCGCGATCCAGATCGTGCCGTTCGTGGGCAAATATGCCAAGAAACTGCTCGTCTTCCAGCGCACGCCCTCGTCGGTCGACCGGCGCGGCAACGTGCCGACCGATCCCGATTGGGCGGCCAATCTGGGGCCGGGCTGGCAGCAGGAGCGGCAGCGCAACTTCCACCAGTGGAGCTTCGAATTCCTGCCGCCCGGCAAGGTGGCGGAGGATGCGATCTGCGACTTCTGGACCGAGATCAATCGCAACATGGCGACCCGGCTGGAAGCGATCGGCGAGGAATTGCCGCTCGAGCAGATCCTGGCGATGCGCGAGGAGGAGGATTATCGCGTGATGGAGCGGTTGCGCCGCCGCATCGCCAGCATCGTCACCGATCCGGCGACGGCGGAATCGCTCAAGCCTTATTACCGGATGGGCTGCAAGCGACCCTGCTCGAACGACACCTATCTCGAGACGTTCAATCTGCCGAACGTAAAGCTGATCGATGTGTCCGACTGCCAGGGTGTCGAGCGGATCACCGAGAAGGGCATCGTCGCCAACGGCGTCGAATATGAGGTCGATTGCATCATCTACGCCAGCGGCTTCGAGGTGACGACCAAGCTCGACCGGCGGCTGGGGATCGAGCCCTATGCCGGGCGCGACGGCCTGTCGCTGTACGATCATTGGCGTGACGGGCTGAAAACCTTCCACGGCATGACCAGCCACGGCTTCCCCAACCATTTCTACACCGGCTTCACCCAGGCGGGCGCCGGCGGCAACATCACCGCGATGTACGACCAGCAGGTCAGCCATATCGCCTGGATCGTGAAGGAGGCGCTGGCGCGGGGCGCCGCCGTGATCGAGCCGACGCGCGAGGCGCAGGAGGGCTGGGTCCGCACCATCCACGAGACGGCGGTCGATATCAGCGATTTCCTGCTGGAATGTACCCCCGGCTATTGGAACGGCGAAGGCGGCGGCGCAGGGGCCGACGAAGAGCGGCGCAAGAAACTGAAGTTCATCTTCGGCGAGCCCTATGGCCCCGGCTTCTACGCCTTCGACACGCTGCTTCAGGAATGGCGCGACGAGGGCAGCATGGCCGGCCTCGAACTCACGCCGCCGGTGGCGGCCAACGACGCGGCCGAGCCGGAAAGCGTGGCCTGA
- a CDS encoding TonB-dependent receptor, whose translation MNRIIRTTCIHLLGGTALLGAMPVLAQTAPPATPAAPAAQAGLDEIVVTAQRRAENLQKVPIAVTAVTANSLKNSGVNATADLPQLVPSVQVTRSGPSGLFFIRGVGTTNAAAGEEGANAIYIDGVYLGDLSQTFNNFNNIERVEVLKGPQGTLFGRNATGGLIHIITREPGRDLVIDGQAGYANYDTVSSQLYVGGPISDKISADVATTYSHQGKGWGRNLTLNRENKKGEYGGIRSKIVARPTDDIKIVLGGDYYKNKDNLGLAFRLADGQLGTGGNVGPTGHRGHDTTANFPALTRLKLWGLNGTVEGDLGFATLTSITGLRRTRNKSAFDVDGGPINLINISYVAHARTFQEELRLASHSGGPLTWQVGGFYLKSKATTDQNQNGLAFAPTLSGTQIVSSLATRSLAAFAEATYEITPTTKLTGGIRYTDDKRDFDGNQTPILASGTRLATTTVISTLKYSEVTYRAALRQEITPDISIYGSVNKGFKAGAYSLQSPTSPSVNPQYIMAYEAGLKTEFFNRRLRVNIAAYHYDIDDYQIRSAATATPGTQVLLNAATVKVDGFDLEYEARPTQRLRFFGGFTALKSKFDQFGGPNAQFQAPIVYPSPATCPVALRGTENPGVLGAGPRTGGYTICLGDVSGNYTPLAPKFTGSAGTSYTLPVGSGEIRFSGLFSYNSGYYFDPDNVRHQRSFTLLNGSVEYRPTQRIGVEVFARNIGKTRYRVQDLTTATGTTSAFGAPLTYGVNLKFKY comes from the coding sequence ATGAACAGGATCATCCGGACGACGTGTATCCACCTTCTGGGCGGCACCGCGCTGCTGGGCGCGATGCCCGTGCTGGCGCAGACCGCGCCGCCGGCCACGCCCGCGGCCCCTGCCGCGCAGGCCGGCCTCGACGAGATCGTCGTCACCGCGCAGCGCCGCGCCGAAAATCTCCAGAAAGTGCCGATCGCGGTGACCGCCGTGACCGCCAACTCGCTCAAGAATTCGGGCGTCAACGCCACCGCCGATCTGCCGCAGCTGGTGCCCAGCGTGCAGGTCACCCGCTCCGGTCCATCCGGCCTGTTCTTCATCCGTGGCGTCGGCACCACCAACGCCGCCGCCGGCGAGGAGGGCGCCAATGCCATCTACATCGATGGCGTGTATCTGGGTGATCTCAGCCAGACCTTCAACAATTTCAACAATATCGAGCGGGTCGAGGTGCTGAAGGGGCCGCAGGGCACGCTCTTCGGCCGCAACGCCACCGGCGGCCTGATCCACATCATCACGCGCGAGCCCGGCAGGGATCTGGTGATCGACGGGCAGGCCGGCTACGCCAATTACGATACGGTCAGCAGCCAACTCTACGTCGGTGGCCCGATCAGCGACAAGATCAGCGCCGATGTCGCCACCACCTACTCGCATCAGGGCAAGGGCTGGGGCCGCAACCTCACGCTGAACCGCGAGAACAAGAAGGGCGAATATGGCGGCATCCGCTCCAAGATCGTCGCCCGGCCGACCGACGACATCAAGATCGTCCTCGGCGGCGATTATTACAAGAACAAGGACAATCTCGGCCTCGCCTTCCGGCTGGCCGACGGGCAACTCGGCACCGGCGGCAATGTCGGCCCGACCGGCCATCGCGGGCATGACACGACCGCCAATTTTCCGGCGCTCACCCGCCTGAAACTGTGGGGGCTGAACGGAACGGTCGAGGGCGATCTCGGCTTTGCCACGCTCACCAGCATCACCGGCCTGCGCCGCACCCGCAACAAGAGCGCGTTCGACGTCGATGGCGGGCCGATCAACCTCATCAACATCAGCTATGTCGCCCATGCCCGCACCTTTCAGGAGGAATTGCGGCTGGCCTCGCACAGCGGCGGCCCGCTGACGTGGCAGGTCGGCGGCTTCTACCTGAAGTCGAAGGCGACGACCGACCAGAACCAGAACGGCCTGGCCTTCGCGCCGACCCTGTCGGGCACGCAGATCGTCTCGTCGCTGGCGACCCGCTCGCTGGCCGCCTTCGCCGAGGCGACCTACGAGATCACGCCCACCACCAAGCTGACCGGCGGCATCCGCTATACCGACGACAAGCGCGATTTCGACGGCAACCAGACGCCGATCCTCGCCAGCGGCACGCGGCTGGCGACCACGACGGTCATCTCCACGCTGAAATATAGCGAGGTCACCTATCGGGCCGCGCTCCGGCAGGAGATCACGCCCGACATCAGCATCTACGGATCGGTCAACAAGGGGTTCAAGGCGGGCGCCTACAGCCTCCAGAGCCCGACATCGCCCTCGGTGAACCCGCAATATATCATGGCCTATGAGGCGGGCCTGAAGACCGAATTCTTCAACCGCCGGCTGCGCGTGAATATCGCGGCCTACCATTATGACATCGACGATTATCAGATCCGCTCGGCCGCGACCGCGACGCCCGGCACGCAGGTGCTGCTCAACGCGGCGACGGTGAAGGTGGACGGCTTCGACCTGGAATATGAGGCCCGGCCGACGCAGCGACTGCGCTTCTTCGGCGGCTTCACCGCGCTGAAATCCAAGTTCGACCAGTTCGGCGGGCCCAACGCGCAATTCCAGGCGCCGATCGTCTACCCCAGCCCCGCGACCTGCCCGGTGGCGTTGCGCGGCACCGAGAATCCCGGCGTTCTCGGCGCCGGTCCTCGCACCGGCGGCTACACCATCTGCCTGGGCGACGTGTCGGGCAATTACACGCCGCTCGCACCGAAATTCACCGGCAGCGCCGGCACCAGCTACACCCTGCCGGTGGGCTCGGGCGAAATCCGTTTCTCGGGCCTGTTCAGCTACAACAGCGGCTATTATTTCGACCCGGACAATGTGCGCCACCAGCGCAGCTTCACCCTGCTCAACGGATCGGTCGAATATCGCCCGACCCAACGGATCGGCGTGGAAGTCTTCGCCAGGAATATCGGCAAGACCAGATATCGCGTTCAGGATCTGACGACCGCGACCGGCACCACCTCGGCGTTCGGCGCGCCGCTCACCTACGGCGTGAATCTGAAGTTCAAATATTGA
- a CDS encoding arginyltransferase has translation MTAQFRFPRFFVTTPSPCPYLPGRTERKVFTELSGQHAGELNDALGRIGFRRSQSVAYRPSCLDCQACVSVRVVAGEFAPNATQRKLLRRHSDLVVTACKPWTTEEQFALLRRYLASRHPGGGMAEMDEIDFADMIERTPVNTYVVEYREPAEGDRPGRLVGACLTDQQADGLSMVYSFFEPDEGGRHGLGTFIIIDHILRAAAAKLPYVYLGYWVEGSARMQYKVRFQPIERLGAGGWTRFEAPKADQPAAEGSGKIGRFK, from the coding sequence GTGACTGCGCAATTCCGTTTCCCGCGCTTCTTCGTGACGACTCCGTCACCCTGCCCCTATCTGCCGGGCAGGACAGAGCGCAAAGTCTTTACCGAACTCTCCGGCCAGCACGCCGGCGAGCTGAACGACGCGCTCGGCCGAATCGGTTTCCGCCGCAGCCAGTCGGTCGCCTATCGCCCCTCCTGCCTCGATTGCCAGGCGTGCGTTTCCGTCCGCGTCGTCGCCGGCGAATTCGCGCCCAACGCGACCCAGCGCAAACTCCTGCGCCGCCATAGCGATCTCGTCGTCACCGCCTGCAAGCCGTGGACGACCGAGGAGCAATTCGCGCTGCTGCGCCGCTATCTCGCCTCGCGCCATCCCGGCGGCGGCATGGCCGAGATGGACGAGATCGACTTCGCCGACATGATCGAGCGCACGCCGGTCAACACCTATGTCGTCGAATATCGCGAGCCGGCCGAAGGCGACCGCCCCGGCCGCCTGGTCGGCGCCTGCCTGACCGACCAGCAGGCCGATGGCCTGTCGATGGTCTACAGCTTCTTCGAGCCCGACGAGGGCGGGCGCCACGGGCTCGGCACCTTCATCATCATCGATCATATCCTGCGCGCGGCGGCCGCCAAGCTGCCCTACGTCTATCTCGGCTATTGGGTCGAGGGGTCGGCGCGGATGCAATATAAAGTCCGCTTCCAGCCGATCGAGCGCCTCGGTGCCGGCGGCTGGACCCGCTTCGAGGCCCCCAAGGCCGACCAGCCCGCCGCCGAGGGATCGGGCAAGATCGGGCGCTTCAAGTAA
- a CDS encoding aldehyde dehydrogenase family protein — MREYLKFYIDGAWVDPITPRSADVINPATEAVAGQISLGSAADVDLAVTAARRAFAGWSITSREERLDILQAIQAEYARRQSEIADAIIEEMGAPASLAHGFHVGLGAGHLQTAIEVLKDFPFEEVRGPTLIRREPIGVCALITPWNWPMNQTCVKIFPALAAGCTMILKPPQLAPFSAQILAEILHTAGVPAGVFNMVQGSGSVIGTALSTHQDVDMVSFTGSEGVGVQISKDAADTVKRVGLELGGKSAVIVLDDAALAENVSGATAGMMGNSGQTCSAGSRLLVPAARMEEAIAAARAAADGVTVGDPKGNVAMGPVVSKAQYNIIQDYIRKGLDEGAQLVAGGLGRPDGIDKGWFVKPTVFVTTNDTVIGREEIFGPVLVIIGYDDVDHAIAIANDSNFGLAGYVNGLDTELVHSVARRMRTGWVSMNGGFDFHAPFGGYKRSGNGREWGEFGFHEYLEVKSMLGYAA; from the coding sequence ATGCGCGAGTATCTCAAATTCTACATCGACGGCGCCTGGGTCGATCCCATCACGCCCAGATCGGCCGATGTCATCAACCCCGCCACCGAGGCGGTCGCCGGGCAGATTTCACTGGGCTCGGCCGCCGATGTCGATCTGGCCGTGACCGCCGCGCGGCGCGCCTTCGCCGGCTGGTCGATCACCAGCCGCGAGGAACGGCTCGACATCCTCCAGGCGATCCAGGCCGAATATGCCCGCCGCCAGAGCGAGATCGCCGATGCCATCATCGAGGAGATGGGCGCCCCGGCCTCGCTCGCCCACGGCTTCCACGTCGGGCTCGGCGCCGGCCATCTCCAGACCGCGATCGAGGTGCTGAAGGACTTTCCGTTCGAGGAGGTGCGCGGCCCCACCCTGATCCGCCGCGAGCCGATCGGCGTGTGCGCGCTCATCACGCCGTGGAACTGGCCGATGAACCAGACCTGCGTGAAGATCTTCCCGGCGCTCGCCGCCGGCTGCACGATGATCCTGAAGCCGCCGCAACTGGCCCCCTTCTCGGCCCAGATCCTCGCCGAGATCCTCCACACGGCGGGCGTGCCGGCCGGCGTGTTCAACATGGTGCAGGGTTCCGGCAGCGTGATCGGCACGGCGCTGTCGACCCATCAGGACGTCGACATGGTGTCCTTCACCGGCTCCGAAGGCGTCGGCGTCCAGATTTCCAAGGACGCGGCCGATACGGTCAAGCGGGTCGGGCTGGAACTGGGCGGCAAGAGCGCCGTCATCGTGCTCGACGATGCCGCGCTGGCCGAGAATGTCTCGGGCGCGACCGCCGGGATGATGGGCAATTCGGGCCAGACGTGCAGCGCCGGTTCGCGCCTGCTGGTGCCCGCCGCGCGCATGGAGGAGGCCATCGCCGCCGCCCGCGCCGCCGCCGACGGGGTCACGGTGGGCGATCCCAAGGGCAATGTCGCGATGGGCCCGGTCGTCTCCAAGGCGCAGTACAACATCATCCAGGACTATATCCGGAAGGGCCTCGACGAAGGCGCGCAACTCGTGGCGGGTGGGCTCGGCCGGCCCGACGGGATCGACAAGGGCTGGTTCGTGAAGCCGACCGTGTTCGTCACCACCAACGATACGGTGATCGGGCGGGAGGAGATTTTCGGGCCGGTCTTGGTCATCATCGGCTACGACGATGTCGATCACGCCATCGCCATCGCCAACGACAGCAATTTCGGCCTCGCCGGCTATGTGAACGGGCTCGATACCGAACTGGTCCATTCAGTCGCGCGGCGGATGCGGACCGGCTGGGTCAGCATGAACGGCGGCTTCGATTTCCACGCGCCCTTCGGCGGCTACAAACGATCGGGCAACGGCCGCGAATGGGGCGAGTTCGGCTTCCACGAATATCTCGAGGTCAAGTCGATGCTCGGTTACGCCGCCTGA
- a CDS encoding aromatic ring-hydroxylating oxygenase subunit alpha, with amino-acid sequence MNKPFSLEVGAPVASEEDLAKPLTYPTEAFLSKDYAEAEKKLLWPKVWQMACRLEEIPEVGNFITYEIGDDSIIVVRSAPDEIKAFHNVCPHRGRRLIDTPCEQNGACGTKRRFVCGFHGWAFDLEGKNVYILDPQDWKGALTEGRTGLSEVQVDHWGGWVFINMDPNCVPLREFLEPAASILDAFQFEKMRYKWRQWVIYPANWKTALEAFMEPYHVSGTHSQLLKYGQFYAYSKSYGLHGVSGFDERDASMKMSQSSTVTRAGLGGDPRVSTYELARENYTTVNYAASTETLVNAASRLVDELPEGTSPGDVVKHWLASAKADDAKRGVIWPEISAENMAEAGLAWHVFPNMSLLQGATFALCYRARPYGDDPDKCIFESYAIERFPEGEVPRTEWVHAEATAEKWGSVLAQDFANMEWVQKGMKSRGFRGTLPNPHQEQKITNFHRNLAQYMGMGGPRLLD; translated from the coding sequence ATGAACAAGCCCTTCAGTCTCGAGGTCGGTGCCCCGGTCGCCTCCGAGGAGGATCTCGCCAAGCCGCTGACCTACCCGACCGAGGCCTTCCTCTCGAAGGACTATGCCGAGGCCGAGAAGAAGCTGCTGTGGCCGAAGGTCTGGCAGATGGCGTGCCGGCTGGAGGAAATCCCCGAGGTCGGCAATTTCATCACCTATGAGATCGGCGACGATTCGATCATCGTCGTCCGCAGCGCGCCCGACGAGATCAAGGCGTTCCACAACGTCTGCCCGCATCGCGGCCGGCGCCTGATCGATACGCCATGCGAGCAGAATGGCGCGTGCGGTACGAAGCGGCGCTTCGTCTGCGGCTTCCACGGCTGGGCCTTCGATCTGGAGGGCAAGAACGTCTACATCCTCGATCCGCAGGACTGGAAGGGCGCGCTGACCGAGGGGCGCACCGGCCTGTCCGAAGTGCAGGTCGATCATTGGGGCGGCTGGGTGTTCATCAACATGGACCCCAATTGCGTGCCGCTGCGCGAGTTTCTCGAGCCCGCCGCCAGCATCCTCGATGCCTTCCAGTTCGAGAAGATGCGCTACAAATGGCGCCAGTGGGTCATCTATCCGGCCAATTGGAAGACGGCGCTGGAGGCGTTCATGGAGCCGTACCACGTCTCCGGCACGCACTCGCAACTGCTGAAATACGGGCAATTCTACGCCTACAGCAAATCCTATGGCCTGCACGGCGTCAGCGGTTTCGACGAGCGCGACGCCAGCATGAAGATGAGCCAGAGCAGCACCGTCACCCGCGCCGGGCTGGGCGGCGATCCGCGCGTGTCGACCTACGAACTGGCGCGCGAGAATTACACGACCGTCAATTACGCCGCCTCGACCGAGACGCTCGTCAACGCCGCCAGCCGGCTGGTGGACGAATTGCCCGAGGGCACGTCACCTGGCGACGTGGTCAAGCATTGGCTGGCTTCGGCCAAGGCGGACGACGCCAAGCGCGGCGTGATCTGGCCCGAGATCAGCGCGGAGAACATGGCCGAGGCGGGCCTCGCCTGGCATGTGTTCCCCAATATGTCGCTGTTGCAGGGTGCCACCTTCGCGCTGTGCTACCGCGCGCGGCCCTATGGCGACGATCCCGACAAATGCATTTTCGAGAGCTATGCGATCGAGCGTTTCCCCGAAGGCGAGGTGCCCAGGACCGAATGGGTCCATGCCGAGGCGACCGCCGAGAAATGGGGATCGGTGCTGGCGCAGGACTTCGCCAATATGGAATGGGTGCAGAAGGGCATGAAGTCGCGCGGCTTCCGCGGCACCCTGCCCAATCCGCATCAGGAACAGAAGATCACCAACTTCCACCGCAACCTGGCGCAATATATGGGCATGGGCGGGCCGCGCCTGCTCGACTGA